The following proteins come from a genomic window of Venturia canescens isolate UGA chromosome 4, ASM1945775v1, whole genome shotgun sequence:
- the Nak gene encoding AP2-associated protein kinase 1 isoform X2: MKKLFSKIENTSKEPNSYIGKVFVVGRHTVTVEEVLAEGGFAIVFLVKSSVGRYALKRMYVNNEHDLNVCKREIQIASNLNGHKNIIGYVDSSITHTGGGVHELLLLMPYCKSQVLQMMNNRLQTGFSESEVLQIFCDVCEAVSRLHHCQTPIVHRDLKVENILLADSGHYVLCDFGSATGKVLNPSVQGASVVEEEIKKYTTLSYRAPEMVDMYCGKPITTKADIWALGCLLYKLCFFTLPFGESTLAIQSGNFAIPDNSRYSKSLHNLIRYMLEPDPELRPDIYQVSTIAFLIQGNECPVQNLYKVPTPTMESLPNAPMESESVKRSSSVKIAKPTQVAVVEGTSVTPRQRPKGQGVGTGPISLSGQIVSQISGQGNTSNSYVPVNSPATASQPYIVPNIQNVSTIPVNPQPPLQLSMQSSFAPVQPHMPSPNQPANYPPAQPGNSPFGQSQSPLVSQSPLTQQSPVTVQEKGAYYFESRQHEPRPTPTVPGSDDNLEALFPPSGYPDPFKEDARAMPPPAKIPPPVAPKPGTTKVLQNIVTPTNSGPALKFAPPQLPPKMSTPTAPNKLTPTLPPPVFPKPVSKPESVSQNISANTSPPDSPTTTTPSRHRRNVSDTSAFNKVFANETSQFLAPYDASVKSRLGDSSPPEVPVDIRPGIGASASHGELSSVSGTESRSLSVDVATWNPFEDAQPFNQLTEDHIFGAEFDKIRRGSNSSISGVKSRESLVMTYTELPEDPFESAPFSLPGKKNKLGSKTAAIAGGKLLEIRGKLSIGDGWIEEAEASGACEEASLLTESSPVSPPFVRAPLEDRSKYEKLAFNADDLSSDSDKEMAQRNEDRMKKKRKRAKGVLSRRKRENSAQDPSNPPVGYESEDSIGSASDLKAMNDEECTAEQEEEDGREKIDETISESVRTCGSSAYHAECESVATHEEDHRIRKPRKHHRERGHLPTIDADPVVGHQYGEKPLLLDDELDTEAKPEQSHGDPFVGHQYAVKPFIFDGDSSSEENDGKSTIMKNGFFKPEEDVFALAPFLRATGSRKSSESRDSIPRAGGPGNIGCSSPSASLVTPLSSSPVVSGNLVDITESPVFDPPTVTAAPTALALTNENTRNNYENISYVATSQAGSSSRTPIVGKTAKTVNEQKDLFGSSPFSSTGFIDPPINPFNRLNNFPSLEAKPPPVSSVPSTSYDTEYVKIPPQVYRPSNDPLSPGATVSNSKFSSVNVDSVTDLQSPKDLFGSIPFEEFATLAINNQQRPTSLPLSQSPSFVEGALNTILSSSAQSSHAAQLPPTVQSIYALQANQHTARITVQATNSVSVGEPLPDVLSPMSPEPLVATDDSPKHKRDKSKSDKSKYHLINENQCDSISNVKTPHKSKSVPYKKTPKGKKTAAATAGFSNMSFEDFPSDDNEEGSNASRVAPFEVIREPEKRFGSLKRRSNPFT; the protein is encoded by the exons ATGAAGaagcttttttcgaaaatcgaaaacaCTTCGAAGGAGCCGAATAGTTATATCGGCAAGGTATTTGTCGTTGGTCGACATACAGTCACCGTAGAAGAGGTTCTTGCCGAAG GAGGATTCGCTATAGTATTTCTGGTCAAATCTTCGGTCGGTCGATATGCCCTCAAACGTATGTATGTCAACAACGAACATGATCTCAATGTCTGTAAAAGGGAAATACAAATTGCA AGCAACTTGAACGggcataaaaatataataggaTATGTCGACAGTAGTATTACTCACACAGGAGGCGGAGTTCACGAACTCCTTCTTCTCATGCCCTATTGCAAATCTCAAGTTCTACAGATGATGAATAATAG GTTACAAACGGGCTTCAGTGAATCCGAAGTGCTTCAAATATTTTGCGATGTGTGCGAGGCTGTGTCACGTTTGCATCATTGTCAAACTCCCATTGTTCACAGGGATCTTAAG gtggaaaatattttactgGCTGATTCAGGACATTACGTCTTATGTGATTTCGGTTCGGCTACTGGCAAGGTACTGAATCCATCGGTTCAAGGGGCATCCGTTGTTGaggaagaaattaaaaaatatacgaCTCTCAGCTACAGAGCACCAGAAATGGTTGACATGTATTGCGGCAAGCCTATAACGACCAAGGCAGATATATGG GCGCTGGGTTGTTTACTGTACAAGTTGTGCTTTTTCACACTACCTTTTGGGGAGAGTACGCTTGCGATACAATCTGGTAATTTCGCCATTCCGGATAATTCGAG GTACAGCAAATCACTTCACAACTTGATTCGATACATGCTCGAGCCAGATCCAGAATTAAGACCGGATATCTACCAAGTATCGACTATAGCTTTTTTAATTCAAGGAAACGAATGTCCTGTGCAGAATTTATAT AAAGTTCCAACGCCGACAATGGAGAGTTTGCCGAATGCCCCAATGGAATCCGAAAGCGTAAAAAGATCTTCTTCAGTGAAAATAGCGAAACCAACGCAGGTCGCAGTTGTTGAAGGAACTTCTGTAACTCCGAGACAACGACCGAAGGGTCAGGGTGTTGGAACCGGCCCAATAAGTTTGAGCGGACAAATAGTTTCTCAGATATCTGGCCAAGGAAATACAAGCAATTCATACGTTCCAGTCAATTCGCCCGCCACAGCTTCGCAACCTTACATCGTTCCAAATATACAAAATGTCTCAACAATTCCCGTAAATCCGCAACCACCCTTACAACTGTCAATGCAATCCTCTTTTGCCCCAGTTCAACCTCATATGCCTTCGCCCAATCAACCAGCCAATTATCCACCCGCCCAACCTGGAAACTCTCCTTTTGGACAGTCTCAAAGTCCTCTCGTAAGTCAATCACCCCTCACACAACAATCACCTGTCACGGTCCAGGAAAAAGGAGCCTATTATTTCGAATCCAGACAACACGAGCCAAGACCGACTCCCACTGTTCCCGGCAGCGACGATAATCTCGAAGCACTTTTTCCACCTTCGG GCTATCCAGATCCGTTCAAAGAAGATGCTCGTGCGATGCCTCCCCCGGCAAAAATACCACCTCCGGTCGCACCCAAACCAGGTACAACCAAAGTTTTACAAAACATAGTTACTCCGACAAACAGTGGACCAGCCTTGAAATTCGCACCACCTCAATTACCTCCGAAAATGAGTACACCCACTGCGCCCAACAAACTGACGCCTACGCTGCCCCCACCGGTATTTCCTAAACCCGTCAGCAAACCCGAGAGTGTTAGCCAAAATATAAGCGCTAATACTTCACCACCTGACAGCCCAACGACAACAACGCCCTCAAGACACAGGAGAAACGTCAGTGATACGAGCGCGTTCAACAA AGTATTCGCGAATGAAACATCGCAGTTTTTAGCCCCTTACGATGCATCAGTCAAGTCACGTTTGGGCGATAGCTCTCCTCCGGAGGTTCCGGTTGATATCAGGCCTGGTATCGGTGCCAGCGCCTCACAC GGCGAGCTTTCTAGCGTATCGGGAACAGAAAGCAGATCTTTGAGCGTGGATGTTGCGACTTGGAATCCTTTCGAGGATGCTCAACCTTTCAACCAGCTAACGGAGGATCACATATTCGGAGCggaattcgataaaattcgaAGGGGTAGCAATAGCAGTATCAGCGGCGTCAAAAGTCGCGAAAGTTTGGTAATGACTTACACGGAATTGCCAGAGGATCCATTTGAAAGTGCTCCGTTCAGTTTGCCCG ggaaaaaaaataaactgggATCGAAGACAGCCGCAATCGCTGGAG GTAAACTGTTGGAGATTCGCGGTAAATTGTCAATCGGAGACGGATGGATCGAGGAGGCGGAGGCTTCGGGTGCATGCGAAGAAGCTTCGCTGCTGACGGAGTCGAGTCCCGTGTCACCCCCGTTCGTGCGGGCGCCGCTTGAGGACCGTTCGAAGTACGAGAAGCTGGCGTTCAACGCGGACGACTTGTCGAGCGACAGCGACAAGGAAATGGCCCAACGTAACGAGGACCGAATGAAGAAGAAGCGAAAGAGAGCGAAGGGCGTGTTGAGCAGGCGGAAGCGGGAGAACAGCGCGCAGGACCCGAGCAATCCACCGGTCGGTTACGAGTCGGAGGACTCGATAGGGTCCGCGAGCGATTTGAAAGCGATGAACGACGAGGAGTGCACCGCGGAGCAGGAGGAGGAAGACGGCCGCGAGAAGATCGACGAGACGATATCGGAGAGCGTGAGAACGTGCGGGAGTTCGGCGTACCACGCGGAGTGTGAGTCGGTAGCAACCCACGAGGAGGATCACAGGATACGAAAGCCGAGGAAGCACCACCGGGAGCGAGGGCACCTGCCGACGATCGACGCGGACCCGGTCGTCGGTCACCAGTACGGTGAAAAACCGCTTCTCCTCGACGACGAGCTCGACACCGAAGCGAAACCGGAACAATCGCACGGCGATCCTTTCGTCGGGCACCAATACGCGGTGAAACCGTTCATCTTCGACGGCGACAGCTCGTCGGAAGAGAACGACGGAAAATCGACGATTATGAAAAACGGTTTTTTCAAACCGGAAGAGGATGTTTTCGCGCTTGCTCCCTTCCTCCGAGCCACCGGTTCCCGCAAGAGCAGCGAGAGTCGAGACAGCATCCCGCGGGCCGGCGGACCCGGGAATATCGGTTGCTCGTCGCCCAGCGCGAGCCTCGTCACGCCCCTGTCGAGCTCGCCCGTCGTCTCCGGCAATTTGGTCGACATAACCGAGAGCCCGGTCTTCGATCCGCCAACCGTGACCGCGGCACCGACTGCTCTCGCTCTTACCAACGAAAATACTCGGAATAATTACGAGAACATAAGCTACGTGGCAACGAGTCAAGCCGGCTCTTCGAGTCGGACTCCAATTGTCGGGAAAACGGCGAAAACGGTGAACGAGCAGAAAGATCTCTTCGGATCGTCGCCCTTCAGCTCCACGGGATTCATCGATCCTCCCATCAACCCCTTCAATCGGTTGAACAATTTTCCCAGCCTCGAGGCAAAGCCACCGCCCGTTTCGAGCGTTCCATCGACCTCTTACGACACCGAATACGTCAAGATCCCTCCTCAAGTTTATCGCCCATCGAACGACCCCCTTTCTCCTGGTGCAACAGTCTCcaactcgaaattttcgagCGTCAACGTCGACTCCGTCACGGATCTCCAGTCCCCCAAAGACCTCTTCGGCTCGATTCCCTTCGAGGAATTCGCCACTCTCGCCATCAACAATCAACAACGCCCAACTTCTTTGCCGCTCTCGCAATCGCCCTCTTTCGTCGAGGGTGCACTCAACACGATCCTATCGAGCAGCGCTCAGTCCTCCCATGCCGCGCAACTCCCGCCCACCGTACAGTCGATCTACGCCCTCCAAGCGAATCAGCACACCGCTCGGATAACCGTTCAAGCGACCAACAGCGTGTCGGTTGGTGAGCCATTGCCAGACGTGCTTTCTCCGATGTCACCGGAGCCGCTGGTCGCGACCGACGACTCGCCCAAACACAAAAGGGACAAATCCAAATCCGACAAATCCAAGTACCATCTCATAAACGAGAATCAATGTGACAGCATTTCGAATGTCAAAACTCCACACAAATCGAAAAGCGTACCTTACAAAAAAACGCCGAAGGGCAAGAAAACCGCGGCCGCGACAGCTGGCTTCAGCAACATGAGCTTCGAAGATTTTCCGAGCGACGACAACGAGGAAGGCTCCAACGCCAGTCGCGTCGCACCGTTCGAGGTCATACGAGAGCCCGAAAAGCGTTTCGGCTCTTTGAAAAGAAGGAGCAACCCGTTCACCTGA
- the Nak gene encoding AP2-associated protein kinase 1 isoform X1 — MKKLFSKIENTSKEPNSYIGKVFVVGRHTVTVEEVLAEGGFAIVFLVKSSVGRYALKRMYVNNEHDLNVCKREIQIASNLNGHKNIIGYVDSSITHTGGGVHELLLLMPYCKSQVLQMMNNRLQTGFSESEVLQIFCDVCEAVSRLHHCQTPIVHRDLKVENILLADSGHYVLCDFGSATGKVLNPSVQGASVVEEEIKKYTTLSYRAPEMVDMYCGKPITTKADIWALGCLLYKLCFFTLPFGESTLAIQSGNFAIPDNSRYSKSLHNLIRYMLEPDPELRPDIYQVSTIAFLIQGNECPVQNLYKVPTPTMESLPNAPMESESVKRSSSVKIAKPTQVAVVEGTSVTPRQRPKGQGVGTGPISLSGQIVSQISGQGNTSNSYVPVNSPATASQPYIVPNIQNVSTIPVNPQPPLQLSMQSSFAPVQPHMPSPNQPANYPPAQPGNSPFGQSQSPLVSQSPLTQQSPVTVQEKGAYYFESRQHEPRPTPTVPGSDDNLEALFPPSGYPDPFKEDARAMPPPAKIPPPVAPKPGTTKVLQNIVTPTNSGPALKFAPPQLPPKMSTPTAPNKLTPTLPPPVFPKPVSKPESVSQNISANTSPPDSPTTTTPSRHRRNVSDTSAFNKVFANETSQFLAPYDASVKSRLGDSSPPEVPVDIRPGIGASASHVRIGELSSVSGTESRSLSVDVATWNPFEDAQPFNQLTEDHIFGAEFDKIRRGSNSSISGVKSRESLVMTYTELPEDPFESAPFSLPGKKNKLGSKTAAIAGGKLLEIRGKLSIGDGWIEEAEASGACEEASLLTESSPVSPPFVRAPLEDRSKYEKLAFNADDLSSDSDKEMAQRNEDRMKKKRKRAKGVLSRRKRENSAQDPSNPPVGYESEDSIGSASDLKAMNDEECTAEQEEEDGREKIDETISESVRTCGSSAYHAECESVATHEEDHRIRKPRKHHRERGHLPTIDADPVVGHQYGEKPLLLDDELDTEAKPEQSHGDPFVGHQYAVKPFIFDGDSSSEENDGKSTIMKNGFFKPEEDVFALAPFLRATGSRKSSESRDSIPRAGGPGNIGCSSPSASLVTPLSSSPVVSGNLVDITESPVFDPPTVTAAPTALALTNENTRNNYENISYVATSQAGSSSRTPIVGKTAKTVNEQKDLFGSSPFSSTGFIDPPINPFNRLNNFPSLEAKPPPVSSVPSTSYDTEYVKIPPQVYRPSNDPLSPGATVSNSKFSSVNVDSVTDLQSPKDLFGSIPFEEFATLAINNQQRPTSLPLSQSPSFVEGALNTILSSSAQSSHAAQLPPTVQSIYALQANQHTARITVQATNSVSVGEPLPDVLSPMSPEPLVATDDSPKHKRDKSKSDKSKYHLINENQCDSISNVKTPHKSKSVPYKKTPKGKKTAAATAGFSNMSFEDFPSDDNEEGSNASRVAPFEVIREPEKRFGSLKRRSNPFT; from the exons ATGAAGaagcttttttcgaaaatcgaaaacaCTTCGAAGGAGCCGAATAGTTATATCGGCAAGGTATTTGTCGTTGGTCGACATACAGTCACCGTAGAAGAGGTTCTTGCCGAAG GAGGATTCGCTATAGTATTTCTGGTCAAATCTTCGGTCGGTCGATATGCCCTCAAACGTATGTATGTCAACAACGAACATGATCTCAATGTCTGTAAAAGGGAAATACAAATTGCA AGCAACTTGAACGggcataaaaatataataggaTATGTCGACAGTAGTATTACTCACACAGGAGGCGGAGTTCACGAACTCCTTCTTCTCATGCCCTATTGCAAATCTCAAGTTCTACAGATGATGAATAATAG GTTACAAACGGGCTTCAGTGAATCCGAAGTGCTTCAAATATTTTGCGATGTGTGCGAGGCTGTGTCACGTTTGCATCATTGTCAAACTCCCATTGTTCACAGGGATCTTAAG gtggaaaatattttactgGCTGATTCAGGACATTACGTCTTATGTGATTTCGGTTCGGCTACTGGCAAGGTACTGAATCCATCGGTTCAAGGGGCATCCGTTGTTGaggaagaaattaaaaaatatacgaCTCTCAGCTACAGAGCACCAGAAATGGTTGACATGTATTGCGGCAAGCCTATAACGACCAAGGCAGATATATGG GCGCTGGGTTGTTTACTGTACAAGTTGTGCTTTTTCACACTACCTTTTGGGGAGAGTACGCTTGCGATACAATCTGGTAATTTCGCCATTCCGGATAATTCGAG GTACAGCAAATCACTTCACAACTTGATTCGATACATGCTCGAGCCAGATCCAGAATTAAGACCGGATATCTACCAAGTATCGACTATAGCTTTTTTAATTCAAGGAAACGAATGTCCTGTGCAGAATTTATAT AAAGTTCCAACGCCGACAATGGAGAGTTTGCCGAATGCCCCAATGGAATCCGAAAGCGTAAAAAGATCTTCTTCAGTGAAAATAGCGAAACCAACGCAGGTCGCAGTTGTTGAAGGAACTTCTGTAACTCCGAGACAACGACCGAAGGGTCAGGGTGTTGGAACCGGCCCAATAAGTTTGAGCGGACAAATAGTTTCTCAGATATCTGGCCAAGGAAATACAAGCAATTCATACGTTCCAGTCAATTCGCCCGCCACAGCTTCGCAACCTTACATCGTTCCAAATATACAAAATGTCTCAACAATTCCCGTAAATCCGCAACCACCCTTACAACTGTCAATGCAATCCTCTTTTGCCCCAGTTCAACCTCATATGCCTTCGCCCAATCAACCAGCCAATTATCCACCCGCCCAACCTGGAAACTCTCCTTTTGGACAGTCTCAAAGTCCTCTCGTAAGTCAATCACCCCTCACACAACAATCACCTGTCACGGTCCAGGAAAAAGGAGCCTATTATTTCGAATCCAGACAACACGAGCCAAGACCGACTCCCACTGTTCCCGGCAGCGACGATAATCTCGAAGCACTTTTTCCACCTTCGG GCTATCCAGATCCGTTCAAAGAAGATGCTCGTGCGATGCCTCCCCCGGCAAAAATACCACCTCCGGTCGCACCCAAACCAGGTACAACCAAAGTTTTACAAAACATAGTTACTCCGACAAACAGTGGACCAGCCTTGAAATTCGCACCACCTCAATTACCTCCGAAAATGAGTACACCCACTGCGCCCAACAAACTGACGCCTACGCTGCCCCCACCGGTATTTCCTAAACCCGTCAGCAAACCCGAGAGTGTTAGCCAAAATATAAGCGCTAATACTTCACCACCTGACAGCCCAACGACAACAACGCCCTCAAGACACAGGAGAAACGTCAGTGATACGAGCGCGTTCAACAA AGTATTCGCGAATGAAACATCGCAGTTTTTAGCCCCTTACGATGCATCAGTCAAGTCACGTTTGGGCGATAGCTCTCCTCCGGAGGTTCCGGTTGATATCAGGCCTGGTATCGGTGCCAGCGCCTCACACGTACGTATT GGCGAGCTTTCTAGCGTATCGGGAACAGAAAGCAGATCTTTGAGCGTGGATGTTGCGACTTGGAATCCTTTCGAGGATGCTCAACCTTTCAACCAGCTAACGGAGGATCACATATTCGGAGCggaattcgataaaattcgaAGGGGTAGCAATAGCAGTATCAGCGGCGTCAAAAGTCGCGAAAGTTTGGTAATGACTTACACGGAATTGCCAGAGGATCCATTTGAAAGTGCTCCGTTCAGTTTGCCCG ggaaaaaaaataaactgggATCGAAGACAGCCGCAATCGCTGGAG GTAAACTGTTGGAGATTCGCGGTAAATTGTCAATCGGAGACGGATGGATCGAGGAGGCGGAGGCTTCGGGTGCATGCGAAGAAGCTTCGCTGCTGACGGAGTCGAGTCCCGTGTCACCCCCGTTCGTGCGGGCGCCGCTTGAGGACCGTTCGAAGTACGAGAAGCTGGCGTTCAACGCGGACGACTTGTCGAGCGACAGCGACAAGGAAATGGCCCAACGTAACGAGGACCGAATGAAGAAGAAGCGAAAGAGAGCGAAGGGCGTGTTGAGCAGGCGGAAGCGGGAGAACAGCGCGCAGGACCCGAGCAATCCACCGGTCGGTTACGAGTCGGAGGACTCGATAGGGTCCGCGAGCGATTTGAAAGCGATGAACGACGAGGAGTGCACCGCGGAGCAGGAGGAGGAAGACGGCCGCGAGAAGATCGACGAGACGATATCGGAGAGCGTGAGAACGTGCGGGAGTTCGGCGTACCACGCGGAGTGTGAGTCGGTAGCAACCCACGAGGAGGATCACAGGATACGAAAGCCGAGGAAGCACCACCGGGAGCGAGGGCACCTGCCGACGATCGACGCGGACCCGGTCGTCGGTCACCAGTACGGTGAAAAACCGCTTCTCCTCGACGACGAGCTCGACACCGAAGCGAAACCGGAACAATCGCACGGCGATCCTTTCGTCGGGCACCAATACGCGGTGAAACCGTTCATCTTCGACGGCGACAGCTCGTCGGAAGAGAACGACGGAAAATCGACGATTATGAAAAACGGTTTTTTCAAACCGGAAGAGGATGTTTTCGCGCTTGCTCCCTTCCTCCGAGCCACCGGTTCCCGCAAGAGCAGCGAGAGTCGAGACAGCATCCCGCGGGCCGGCGGACCCGGGAATATCGGTTGCTCGTCGCCCAGCGCGAGCCTCGTCACGCCCCTGTCGAGCTCGCCCGTCGTCTCCGGCAATTTGGTCGACATAACCGAGAGCCCGGTCTTCGATCCGCCAACCGTGACCGCGGCACCGACTGCTCTCGCTCTTACCAACGAAAATACTCGGAATAATTACGAGAACATAAGCTACGTGGCAACGAGTCAAGCCGGCTCTTCGAGTCGGACTCCAATTGTCGGGAAAACGGCGAAAACGGTGAACGAGCAGAAAGATCTCTTCGGATCGTCGCCCTTCAGCTCCACGGGATTCATCGATCCTCCCATCAACCCCTTCAATCGGTTGAACAATTTTCCCAGCCTCGAGGCAAAGCCACCGCCCGTTTCGAGCGTTCCATCGACCTCTTACGACACCGAATACGTCAAGATCCCTCCTCAAGTTTATCGCCCATCGAACGACCCCCTTTCTCCTGGTGCAACAGTCTCcaactcgaaattttcgagCGTCAACGTCGACTCCGTCACGGATCTCCAGTCCCCCAAAGACCTCTTCGGCTCGATTCCCTTCGAGGAATTCGCCACTCTCGCCATCAACAATCAACAACGCCCAACTTCTTTGCCGCTCTCGCAATCGCCCTCTTTCGTCGAGGGTGCACTCAACACGATCCTATCGAGCAGCGCTCAGTCCTCCCATGCCGCGCAACTCCCGCCCACCGTACAGTCGATCTACGCCCTCCAAGCGAATCAGCACACCGCTCGGATAACCGTTCAAGCGACCAACAGCGTGTCGGTTGGTGAGCCATTGCCAGACGTGCTTTCTCCGATGTCACCGGAGCCGCTGGTCGCGACCGACGACTCGCCCAAACACAAAAGGGACAAATCCAAATCCGACAAATCCAAGTACCATCTCATAAACGAGAATCAATGTGACAGCATTTCGAATGTCAAAACTCCACACAAATCGAAAAGCGTACCTTACAAAAAAACGCCGAAGGGCAAGAAAACCGCGGCCGCGACAGCTGGCTTCAGCAACATGAGCTTCGAAGATTTTCCGAGCGACGACAACGAGGAAGGCTCCAACGCCAGTCGCGTCGCACCGTTCGAGGTCATACGAGAGCCCGAAAAGCGTTTCGGCTCTTTGAAAAGAAGGAGCAACCCGTTCACCTGA
- the LOC122409607 gene encoding uncharacterized protein, giving the protein MMDGKQAEKVLSILYSSAVILSTVSVASLLIAWQHWAWTLDSCIDVYCECILYGVNTFSTFMGGDVKLCHFGTYGLAPIILVGLILASYHGYRTCIDRSLDRPRRVSRTTAYCSRNSIDGTVVIVTSKARTPCKQWMPAAFLAALLSCLSLTHAVILTDGYYRTCDQYRRNLIQILGSRGREVQVIHNRLSCGAIFDFMDYLHPDTNNWIRGDEINTGVSLQLAIVTSWLNFTTLTIICIINLIMARKRHKSLGEKWCCCF; this is encoded by the exons atgatGGACGGAAAACAGGCGGAAAAGGTATTGTCAATATTGTATTCGTCTGCTGTCATTTTATCAACGGTCTCGGTCGCATCGTTGCTCATCGCGTGGCAACATTGGGCCTGGACACTCGATTCGTGCATCGACGTTTATTGCGAATGCATCCTTTACGGAGTCAACACCTTCAGCACATTTATGGGCGGAGATGTTAAACTCTGCCATTTTGGTACTTACGGCCTTGCACCTATCATACTTGTGGGCTTGATTTTGGCTTCTTATCACGGTTACAGAACTTGCATCGATCGAAGTCTCGACAGACCTCGACGCGTTTCCCGAACCACGGCCTATTGTAGTAG AAATAGCATCGACGGGACAGTCGTTATAGTAACCTCCAAGGCAAGGACTCCCTGCAAGCAATGGATGCCAGCAGCATTTTTAGCTGCCCTACTCTCCTGCTTGTCCTTAACACATGCAGTGATTCTGACCGATGGATATTATAGGACTTGCGATCAGTACAGAAGAAATCTTATTCAGATTCTTGGGTCGAGGGGTCGAGAAGTTCAG GTAATTCATAACCGCCTGAGTTGCGGTGCGATTTTCGACTTTATGGATTATCTTCATCCGGATACGAACAACTGGATTCGCGGAGACGAGATAAACACAGGTGTTTCGTTGCAGTTAGCCATAGTGACGAGTTGGCTGAATTTCACAACGCTTACGATCATTTgcataataaatttgataATGGCACGAAAGAGGCATAAAAGTTTAGGCGAAAAGTGGTGCTGCTGCTTCTGA